The sequence TCCACATAAATATTGGTGGAACAAAAGGAAACTCCGATCCCCGCCTTCCTGATGATACAAATGTCATTTTCACCATCCCCGATTACAAGGGTATTTTTTAAATCAACCTTATAGCGGTTGCATACATTAATAAGGGCATTCAATTTACAATATTCATGCTTGCACTGGCTTTCATTGTCCTGCAGGTAAAATGAAGGTATTTTAACCTCCCCGGTTGCGATACTTTTTGAAAATTCCAGTTCATTGGACATAGTGAAGTCAAACCCATATTTATTCTTCAGGTGGTTGGTGATGCAATCGTAACTATCACTGATGATCCCGGTTATATACCCCTGCTCTTTTAAGCTGCCAAGTAATTCAGATAAATTAGGGGTAACCCCGATATCATCGGTAAGAGAGAGAATATCCCCGATATTCCTGCCTTTTAATAACCGCGCAATCAGCTTGGTCCGTACGAATGGATTATTATTATTAGTAACAATATCGACCAATTCTTTCCTGAACCCAAACCGGTCCGCCGCTGCATTAATAAAACTTGTCCTTAATATAGTATTATCCATATCAAATACAGCGATCTTTTTTAAGGTCATCAGGCTTTCACGGATTGCAAAGTCCATTTGTTCGCGTATGACCTGGATATTTTCAAAGGTTTCCAGGTTATGTTGTTCAATGCCTTTGGCCTTTTTCATAATGGTCCTGGCCACTTCCCGGCTCATCTTTCCCAATTGCTCCAGGGGCTGCATCCTGTTTTCTATATTACCGATGCATACCTCCTGAATATTTGCAGCCAGATGATACATGTCCAATAAGATTCCAATATCAACCCCATATCCTTCTTCAAACTCACATTTTGCAAAAAAATTTTTGCGACCGGCGATCATACCGCTTAGTGGTTGTTTAAAGTTGGGAAAAGACGGATACAGAATCGATAATAAGGGTTTGGCAACCAATTCAGTGACCCTGCCAGCCTGGCGGGAGAAGTAAGACTTTACAAAATCAGCATCTCCGGAGAGTAATGGAGTAGTAAGTAATTCAATTATATTAGTGGGATAGGTGACGATATCTGCATCAAGGAATACGATCAGTTCATTTTTTGCGACCAGGGTACCATCTTTCATTGATGCACCTTTCCCGAGTTTGGTGCTTGTAATAACGGTGGCACCTTCTTTCCTCGCTTCTTTCACAGTATTATCCATTGATTTATCATCCACCATAATGACTTCAGTAACGAGGGGCGAGTTTTTGGCTAATTTTACGACAAAGCCGACAGTAGATTCCTCATTCAATGCAGGTATAATTACAGTAATCATAATACATGTATATAACGGTTGGTCAAAAACCGATCCAAAGCGGCTGTTAGATTAGATTATACAAACTATGGAAGAATTGTTCCCGCTTTTGCTGTTTCCTTATTTTCTTTTTACAATAAAAAGTTAATTTCCATATATTATGAGAAACCTTCTGATTGGTAACAATGAATGATAATTCGTCCAATAAAAAGGCCGATATTTTATTGATTGGCGAGGGTATCATGAGCGCACCACTTGCGGTAATGCTGAAATAAATTGATCCTTCTTTCTCCATCATAACACTGGAGCGCCCGGATGGAATGGCGATTTGAGGCCATGCAGGCCGTTTCATTTTTCAGCAATTTGCTTTTTCTCTTGATCCGGCAAAGATCAGACAATGGATACCACTGGTCTTAGTAGGACGCGATCACCTGGATAGAATTGCAGTCACGTGTGTTAAATCAGGTACTGATGTGAATTTTGGCGCACTGAGGCGAAAGATTTTTGAATACCTGCAGATAAATCATGGCGTAAAAATCCTCCTGGCGCGTGAGGTTGTGGAAGCGGAAAACCTCACCACCAAAGAGTCTAAACCGATGAAAGCACGGTTCGTTTTCATAGAAGAAGGTGGCGGCACACTTCCCTTTTTGGAAAAATCGGGAATTCCGGAAGGCCCGGGATATGGGGGGTTTCCGATAATCGGTCAATGGCTGCGCTGCACCAAAAAACAGGTGATTGAACGGCAACAGGCCAAAGCATATGGTTAGGCTGCCATGGGTGCGCCATCAATGTCTGTGCCCTGTTTGGATCCAGGATGATAGATGGGAAAAAGGCCCTGTTATTCGGACCCTATGACAGATTTCCGATTCGTTTCATTAAATATAGCTCGATTCTCGACCTTCCCCCACCGATTAAATTCAATAATATTTTTCCAATGATCAAAAGCGGATTGGATAACATGGACTTTACAAAATACCTGATTTCGCAGGTAATGCAATCCCCGGATGACTGGCTGGAGACCCTGGGAATATTTCCCCCTGGCACAAGAGGACGGCTGGGAATTGGAAATTGCGGGGCAAAAGGTGCAGGTGATCAGGAAAGACCCCGAACATGGTGGAATTACTGGAAATAAGTTTTGCAGCCGAATTGGCCAGTAATAATTGGCCATCTAAAATCCGCCGTATGATTCCTTCAAATAGCCTTTCTTTAGCCGCTGATAAAAGATTCTTTGATGAAACCACGTACCGGTCAGTCTTAATTTCACAATTATCTACTACAATCCCATTATGATGAAATCAATTTTCCCTTATTTATTGTTGACTGCTTTATTATTCAGCAGCTCTTTTTCTGGACCCGTTACTAAAAATATATTTATCATTTTTATGGGCGATAGTATTACCGAAGGCACTGCATTGTCGAATCCAGAAAAAGATGCGCCTGGCGTTTATACAACACAAATTTTACGTTTGAAAAAAGGTATAAATGGTATAGAACAATCCAACCAGGGATTCAGCGGACATACCACCATCGATTTTCTTCCGGCATCGAATACCGATTTTCCCAAGACATTGACGGCAGCGCATGCCATTAGCAGAGCGCCAGAAACTCTACTGCTATTTTCCATCATGCTGGGCACCAACGACAGTGCCATTTCAGGCCCGAACGGTTCACCGGTATCGCCTGCAGAGTACAAAAAAAACCTGCAGTTGATCATCAGCGGATTATTACAAAAATTTCCAGCAGCCAGGGTGGTGCTGCAATACCCCATCTGGTATAGTCCGAATACACATAATGGGGCACGCTACCTGCAGGAAGGGCTCAGCCGACTGCAATCCTATTACCCCCAACTGGATGACCTGGTAAAAGAATTTGCTGCTTCATATCCACATCACGTATATGCAGGCTCAAAATCAGGATTCGACAAATTCAGGAAAAGGAAGGAAGAACTTTTTATAGCAGAAAACGGAAATTCCGGGACCTTTTACCTGCATCCCAATGAAAAAGGTTCGGAGGAACTGGCTAAGATATGGGTGAAGGGGATTGAAAATGCGATTAAAGATTGATCAATAATTATTACGTTTTGTGATAACCATCAAATGGCAGACTGACCTGGCTCAATGGATGGGCCATTTCTGATGAATACATTAGTAACCCAATTACTGATTTTTTTACCTCAAAAAGAACTTAATGAAATTTACCCGATGATATCTTCCGTTAATGATTGGGTAAGCAGGGCTGCTAAACGATTTATTGAAGGTTTCTTACGTAATCATTCAAAACTCATAGAGGATATTTCCTCAATCAATACACCCACCAAGATTGTTCAATTAGAAATAATTTATGCGCTGCAGTATGATACCCTGGCACATAAAGCGAAGTTATTTCAGAAATATACTTTCCTGGGAAGTCAGCCATCCTGGTTAATGCAAACCAGTGCATACCAGTTAAGTGCATTCCTGTGAAATGAACATATTACCCAATTAATAACCAATTATAAAAAAGCCAGGAGGATTACAAAAAAATCCTGATCCTTGATGCTTTACAACCAAATGTTACTGAACCTGAATTTGATTTCCTCACCAATGAATGGGCTTCCACAAAAAACCAGCGTCTAAAAAAACAGCTATTCAATACTTTCCCCCTAGTTAACCATCCTGAAAATGTATTGCAATGGTTAAATAAAAATGATAGCGCATTGATCAAGCGTATGCCAGATATCCTTCCTAATGCAAACTATACAGTAAAAAATGATATCAATGTAAATCCTATCACCATAGCCCTGGATAAAGGATGGAAGCCTACGGTCCTGAGGAATGATGCAAATAATGAAGATTTTCCAGGGGAATCACTATTGTTTATTCATCAGTTAATGAATAAAAATAGGATAGATACCAGCATCTATGCAGACTATATTAAGGCAGCAAAAGCCTCTGCCAAACTATTTCAAATGGAAATGATCCAAAAAAAATGAGGGACACTCTAATTCCGGTTTACATAATTTCCAGGTTATGGTAATTGGTGTTGCTGAAAGAATGCCCACAACAAATTGTTAGCATTGATGGCCGATGATGGAGTATCACCCATGGCACTTCCCGGCAAACCGCCAGGCCATGCATGTCCGCCATCTTTGGTCATGTACCATTGAATGGTTACCGCGTTACTGCAGTTTGTCCACTGAGTCAATTTATAACCGGCATTATCCTCCACCACCCGGGCATTATTACCGCAGGAATTAATAGTAGACCAAACATTCAACCCGGAATCAACCGGGTGATTATACGCTTTAGAAGGTCCTACGCCAACGCCACCCTGGTAGGGCACATTTTCATCCAGGTAAGAATGCATATGCAGGATGGGAACCGGACGGGTTGGATTGCAGGGCTGCGTCACCATCAGGGTGCAACCACTTACTGCAATGGCTGCAATTTTATCCGACAGTTCACAAGCCAGCCGGTAAGACATCATACCACCATTGGAATGGCCGGTGGCATATACTTTCTTCGGATTGATCTTATACTTTGCAGTAAGGGTATTGATGAGCTCAGCAATAAATTTTACATCATTGATATTTTTCTCCGCAGCATAATCACAACAGGATCCGGCATTCCATGTGCGTGCCTTCAACAGTCCATCACTCTGAACCCCTTCAGCATACACGATAATAAATTTGGCCGCATCTGCTTTTGTTGTCAAAAGTGAAGTGGATTCAAACTGGTCGGCTGATCCCCCGCCGCCATGCAAAGCGATCACCAGGGAAAAATCACCTGCAGTATAATAATTGGGCGGCAGGTTGAGCGTATAGGTGCGGGTTATGCCATCAATAGAAAGGGAACCCGAAAACCGGTAAACTTGCTCTCCGGGTGTTGGATCGTCCTTGGAACAGCTTACCAGGGAAAATAGCCCAAAAAGGACCAGTAATGGGTAAACAGCTAATTTGGTTTGCATAAGATGCTGGGTTGGTTTGGTATTGGACTGGCGGGCCTTCTGGAAGTTTAATGAGATACATCTCAAATGGGCTAGAACGCTGAACCAGCCGGATAATTGCATAAAAAAAGGCAGCAAATGTGCATTTTTTTTTCCGTTCCTGTCATAAGAACGTCCATTTTACGTTAACAGCAGGTATCTTTCATGCCTAATCCAAATGCAATGCAAAACCTGAAGACGCTGGTGAATGAATTATTTGAACAGGACCAGCTAACAAACGCCCTCGCTAAGGACATCAAAACAAAAACGGCACAATACAACCACCTGTTATTAAAGAATACAGAAAAAGTGTATTCGGATGCCGAAGTGATCGCCATCAATACCGTCCACGAAGAATTACTTCAGTTACGTGCAAGGCAGGAGGCAATCGCCGCTACGAGCAATGGCATCAAATACCAGTTGAAATCATTTATTATACCCCTGAATGGTGGTCGATGGCTGCATGAAACTGAAGAGATACTGGAACCCAACTGGGAATTCTGGCTGGAAGACGATGAATTGAAATATGCCAGGATGAATGGCCGGAACTACTGAGCCAATAAAAACAGGTTCTTGAAAAACATTATCTTTCTTAAAAAAACCAAACAACCTGAAAATGAAAAAATCAAACCTGCTGTATTGGATCATTACCGGATTATTTGCTGCATTCATGATCTTCTCAGCCATCCCGAATATTATCAGTGAGCCGGAATCTGTTGCCATGATCACAGGATTGGGTTATCCCAAATATTTCATCCCATTCATTGGTGTGGCAAAAGTTATTGGCGCAATTGCCATCCTTTTGCCAGGACTAAGAAGGTTAAAGGAATGGGCTTATGCAGGTTTGTTTTTCGACCTTTTTAGTGCCACCTATTCCATTTTGGCCAGCCAGCCATTGCAAACGGGTGTTTTGTTTATGTTCGTATTTATGGGATTCCTGTTTTTTTCTTATTACCTGTGGCATAAAAAAATCGGAACATCCTGAGACCATCTTATTGGAGATACCCTGTTTCGAGTAAAACTTTTTCGATGGTGTCCGTTATAAACAGGTCATTATTGGTGATCCAGATGATGGTCATTTCCTTTTCGGGTATCCATAACAGGTGTGCTTTGAATCCGCCCTGGTCGCCGGTATGTTCAATTACTGTAAACCGGCCTTCACCTGCATAGTAGGGCATTAAACCTTTATGGTTGAACCAAACCGTAGTATGCACCATAGGATCTGCAGATGACCAGTTGATCGGCTTCCAAACCTGTTCAGTCTTTTTTATAATACTGCAATCCATGAATGCGCAAGTTTTAATAGCATTTGCATATTTGCGTAAATCATCAATTGAGCTCCAGACACCACCGTTTCCTGCAGCGCAGAAAGTGGGATATTCACCATAATCATATTCTTCAAACACCCCGTTCACCTTCCTGTATCCATGAGCCACTCCGGATTCCGGAAAGGCGCCGTCTGTGATCCTACTATGATCCATATGCGCAGGCTGGAAGATATTCTGCCGGATAAAATCCTGCCATTTCCGGTGGGTAACTTTTTCAATGATCAGGGCCAGTCCATTGTATGCCGGATTTGAATATTTCCAATGTGATCCAGGCTCAAACTCCAGGCTATCAGCTGATTTCAGCGGCTCAAAATTTTCTGCATCTTTTGCTGTAAGGTAAAAAACACTATCGGTACCTGTTTTACGTAAATCAGGCAATCCAGAGGTATGCGACATCAAATGCCTGATGGTCACTTTTTGGGCAATCGCTTTGTTCTTGAAATCCGGGAAGTACTCCAGGAGGTTATCATCAACTGATAATTTCCCTTGTTTTTGCAGGAGTAAAATACCATATGCCACAAAGGTCTTGGATATTGAGCCCAGGTTGGCCACGGTTGCCGGTGTAAATTTTCCCTTCGTTTTAATATCGGCCAAACCAAAGGATCTTTCATATAAAATCTTCTTCCCTTTTTGGATGAATACACTTCCACCAGGTGCATCCGCTGAAAAAATGTTGGCAAAAGCCTGGTCAAGTTTCAACTGAAGCTGGCTATCCTGGTTCGCTTGGCATATTGCTCCAATTGAATAGCTCAACATCACCAACAGTAGTATTATTGTTTTCATTCCTTCAAATTTATTCCTTTACAACAGAGGTTTCCCAGCCATCATATTCGCCATGGCAAGCGCCAGCCTTCTTTTTGAGATCAGTCGTTAATTTGGAAATGGGATCCAGGTCAACCGGATCCACCCTGGAGAATTGCAATTGGAATGGCATGGAATCTTTTTTAATCTTATTGGCCTGCTCAATGGTAAATCCAATGGCCCGAACAATTGCCTGGAAAGAATCCCGCTCCCTGGCCGTTTTAAAATAGGCCCAATGGTCAACTTTCCGGTGCGCTTCCAATTTATCGCCTGCTCTGATCAGGACATATGGATATGCTGATATCGGCGCTACGATTTTTAATCCCATATTGATAACTGTTGATCCCGGCTTTCCCTTGTAGTCAGCCAGGTAAACATCCCAGGTCTCTTCCTGGCTAAAAACACCAAGACTGGAAACAAGTAGTAATAATAATGGCAAAAGTTTCATACGCCTCCAATATAAATGCAAAAAACGAGATTAAATATTGATCCGGAAAGATTAAATAGGAATGAAAATATGATACAGCTCTATAAAATGCACCGGGGGAAATTAATCCTGTTTTCCTTACTGGCCTTGCTGACGCTATATGTGATCATCTTCACTGAATTGCCTTCTTTACAAGAAAATGACCGGAATTTTGCCAGGTACAAAACAATGTCCTGGCTGCTTGCACCACATACATTTTTCGGTAGTATTGCGCTTGTCCTGGGGCCATTTCAATTTTCATCACAGCTGAGAATAAAAAATCTGGCACTCCATAGAAATTTAGGCAAGTTGTATATTATCATAATTCTATTATCTGTGCCATTTGCTTTTTTGATCAATATCTATTATCCCATACCCGGGGCTAATAATACTTTCGCATTTGAAAATATAACGCAGGCTTCTGTCTGGGGAACAACTGCTTTAATGGCCTGGGTAGCGGCGGCAAAAAAGACAGATCGCGCTTCACAAAATGTGGGTGGCACACGGCTACGGAGTTACTCTGGTCTTTGTCTTATCAAGGATATATAACCCGGTGCCAATTTTTATGGAAAGGCCCGAGATTAATGATTTCGACCATTTCCTGTGGTTACTGGTTGTTCTGGCACTGATTGTACCAGATCTGTTAGTATTCAATAAGGAATTATTTTTCCCCGGGAAATCTTAGGTTAAGTGCAGGATCATGTCCTTTTTCAGGAAACTCAATTGTTATAATAATAAGTTAACCTGTGTATTAACTTTATAAAAATTAAACAATGAAAGAGTTTATCCTGATTTTCAGGCATGAAGATGGCCAGAAAATTGCTTCGCCCGAACAAATTGAAGTTTGGATGAAACAGACGATGGATTGGATCGGCGGAATCGCTGCACAAAACAAATTTGTGAT comes from Flavihumibacter fluvii and encodes:
- a CDS encoding HAD-IB family phosphatase, translating into MITVIIPALNEESTVGFVVKLAKNSPLVTEVIMVDDKSMDNTVKEARKEGATVITSTKLGKGASMKDGTLVAKNELIVFLDADIVTYPTNIIELLTTPLLSGDADFVKSYFSRQAGRVTELVAKPLLSILYPSFPNFKQPLSGMIAGRKNFFAKCEFEEGYGVDIGILLDMYHLAANIQEVCIGNIENRMQPLEQLGKMSREVARTIMKKAKGIEQHNLETFENIQVIREQMDFAIRESLMTLKKIAVFDMDNTILRTSFINAAADRFGFRKELVDIVTNNNNPFVRTKLIARLLKGRNIGDILSLTDDIGVTPNLSELLGSLKEQGYITGIISDSYDCITNHLKNKYGFDFTMSNELEFSKSIATGEVKIPSFYLQDNESQCKHEYCKLNALINVCNRYKVDLKNTLVIGDGENDICIIRKAGIGVSFCSTNIYVDAVADYVVKAPDFSLLVPLLD
- a CDS encoding malate:quinone oxidoreductase gives rise to the protein MFQQFAFSLDPAKIRQWIPLVLVGRDHLDRIAVTCVKSGTDVNFGALRRKIFEYLQINHGVKILLAREVVEAENLTTKESKPMKARFVFIEEGGGTLPFLEKSGIPEGPGYGGFPIIGQWLRCTKKQVIERQQAKAYG
- a CDS encoding GDSL-type esterase/lipase family protein, with amino-acid sequence MMKSIFPYLLLTALLFSSSFSGPVTKNIFIIFMGDSITEGTALSNPEKDAPGVYTTQILRLKKGINGIEQSNQGFSGHTTIDFLPASNTDFPKTLTAAHAISRAPETLLLFSIMLGTNDSAISGPNGSPVSPAEYKKNLQLIISGLLQKFPAARVVLQYPIWYSPNTHNGARYLQEGLSRLQSYYPQLDDLVKEFAASYPHHVYAGSKSGFDKFRKRKEELFIAENGNSGTFYLHPNEKGSEELAKIWVKGIENAIKD
- a CDS encoding extracellular catalytic domain type 1 short-chain-length polyhydroxyalkanoate depolymerase → MQTKLAVYPLLVLFGLFSLVSCSKDDPTPGEQVYRFSGSLSIDGITRTYTLNLPPNYYTAGDFSLVIALHGGGGSADQFESTSLLTTKADAAKFIIVYAEGVQSDGLLKARTWNAGSCCDYAAEKNINDVKFIAELINTLTAKYKINPKKVYATGHSNGGMMSYRLACELSDKIAAIAVSGCTLMVTQPCNPTRPVPILHMHSYLDENVPYQGGVGVGPSKAYNHPVDSGLNVWSTINSCGNNARVVEDNAGYKLTQWTNCSNAVTIQWYMTKDGGHAWPGGLPGSAMGDTPSSAINANNLLWAFFQQHQLP
- a CDS encoding DoxX family protein; translated protein: MKKSNLLYWIITGLFAAFMIFSAIPNIISEPESVAMITGLGYPKYFIPFIGVAKVIGAIAILLPGLRRLKEWAYAGLFFDLFSATYSILASQPLQTGVLFMFVFMGFLFFSYYLWHKKIGTS
- a CDS encoding serine hydrolase domain-containing protein is translated as MKTIILLLVMLSYSIGAICQANQDSQLQLKLDQAFANIFSADAPGGSVFIQKGKKILYERSFGLADIKTKGKFTPATVANLGSISKTFVAYGILLLQKQGKLSVDDNLLEYFPDFKNKAIAQKVTIRHLMSHTSGLPDLRKTGTDSVFYLTAKDAENFEPLKSADSLEFEPGSHWKYSNPAYNGLALIIEKVTHRKWQDFIRQNIFQPAHMDHSRITDGAFPESGVAHGYRKVNGVFEEYDYGEYPTFCAAGNGGVWSSIDDLRKYANAIKTCAFMDCSIIKKTEQVWKPINWSSADPMVHTTVWFNHKGLMPYYAGEGRFTVIEHTGDQGGFKAHLLWIPEKEMTIIWITNNDLFITDTIEKVLLETGYLQ
- a CDS encoding ribonuclease E inhibitor RraB → MKLLPLLLLLVSSLGVFSQEETWDVYLADYKGKPGSTVINMGLKIVAPISAYPYVLIRAGDKLEAHRKVDHWAYFKTARERDSFQAIVRAIGFTIEQANKIKKDSMPFQLQFSRVDPVDLDPISKLTTDLKKKAGACHGEYDGWETSVVKE
- a CDS encoding DUF2306 domain-containing protein gives rise to the protein MIQLYKMHRGKLILFSLLALLTLYVIIFTELPSLQENDRNFARYKTMSWLLAPHTFFGSIALVLGPFQFSSQLRIKNLALHRNLGKLYIIIILLSVPFAFLINIYYPIPGANNTFAFENITQASVWGTTALMAWVAAAKKTDRASQNVGGTRLRSYSGLCLIKDI